GCGGCGCCGGTTGTACTCGGAGACGTCGAAGCAGCAGGTGTAGCAGCGGCAGCCATCGAGCTTGTATCGGGCGTAGCCGTGGGGCCGTCCCGCCGTGGTGATGGTCATCGATGCTCCGATCTTGATGGGGCCGGCCCCGCCCCGGGCGGGGTCGGGGCCGGCGGTTGAGCTGGGTGGAGCGGGCGGGATCAGAACGGCGGGGTGACACCGGGGGTGGCCGGCTGGGGGGCCATGGCGGCGGAGATGGCGCGCTGCTGCTCGACCGGGAGGGCGGCCCACTTGCCCGGGTCCATGCCGGGCGGGCACGCGATACCTGCCGTGGCGGCCGGCGGAGTGCTGATGCCGAGGGACTGCGCCGCGGCCGACACCGGCGCGGCGGCCGGCGTGCCCTGGCCGCCGCCGAGGAGGCCGCCCGGGTCGACGGTCGGCGCGCCGTACTCGGCGGCGAAGGTGTACGGGTCGCCGACGGCGCCGGTGCCGCCGACGCGCTGCACGGCGAGCCGGCCGCCGATCTCCAGGCCCTTCGCGCCGACCTTCAGGATGGCCTCGCGGACGCAGGTCATCATGCGCGGCGAGATGTGCAGGCGGCGCTTGCCGTCGTCGTCGGCGTTGGCCGGGTCCCGCTGGTCGGTCTGGAGGGTGACGATGATCTGCATCTTCGGGTCGCCGGAGGGCCAGAAGTCCAGCTCGTCGGAGTTGAACTTCTTCATCTGCTCGACCTTCGGCGTCTCGGTGATGGTGCCGATGACGGTGTGGCCGACCGGGTTGTCCTTCCAGTTGACGGACTTGATGCCGCCACCCATCAAAAGGCTGTTTGCATCGATGCTGGTCACTTGATGACTCCTCTTCTCCGGAGGTTCCGGATCCGGTTCTTGTCCTGGCTTCGGCTCTTGTCGCAGGTGCGGCAGAAGCGACTGCCGCTCTTCCCGATGTGCGTGTTGTCCTCCGTGTACTCGTGGCCGCGCGGGCAGTGGGTCCTTGCCGCCTGCGCCCTGCCGGAGTTGCCTCGCCGGACGTTGACCGCGTGCGCCACCGGTTCGAGGTGAGCCGGGTTGACGCAACTGGTCACCCGACACAGGTGGTCGAGGACTAGGCCCTCCGGGACCGGGCCGCGGTGGAGCTCGAACATCACCCGGTGGGCAAGGCGCATGCCGCCGTCGTGCCAGATGCGCCCGTAGCCGAACGGGTCCTTCGCCCGATGCCACAGCCAGCACTCGTCGTCGCCGCCCTGCACGAAGCCGCGGCGGAGGCGCTCCAGCGTGGTGGCGGTCATGCGATCAGCCCACGGAGCTGGTTGTTGATCTTCTGGTCGGTATCGCCCGGGCAGCCGGTCTGGTCCGCCGGCCCGCCGACCCTTCGAAACGGGCACCACGAACACGCCTTGCCGGGCTCGGCGGGCACCGCGGGCCACAGTTCGGGGTTGGCGGCGAGGTTGAGGCCGTTGACGCCGATGAGGTCGTGGGTCTCGTAGAACCGGTTGACGGCCCATTCGGCGATGTCGGGCCGGTACTCCTCGGTCCACTCCGCGCTGTCCGCGTAGTCGTGGGAGCGGGCCAGGAACACCAGCCGCACGTAGCGGACGTCGCGGCCGGCGCGCTCGTGGCCGCGCCCGTACAGGTGGGCCTGGACCCGGTACTCGGGCTTGACGAGCTGGTCGTTGGGGACGGTCTTGCGCTTGACGGCGCGCAGGGCGGTGACGCCGGTGTACTTCCAGTCGACGACCATCCCGTGGTCGGTGTCGTACGCGTCGCCGTGGCCGGTGATCGGGTCGACGTCGGGCAGACCGGGGTCGACGACCAGGGCCTCCTCGACGAGCCACCGTTCGCGGCCGAGCTGCGCGTTGTGGAAGCGCAGCGCCTCTTCCATGAGGCCGTGCATGGCGGTGCCCTGCATCGGCGCCCACGGAGGCCGCTTGTCCTCCGGCTGCCGCACGATGCCGGCGAGCTTCATGGCGATCTGCCGCTGGCAGGGGGTGCCCAGTTCGGACGGGCCGAGCCGGACCTGCTGGCTGCGGGGCCGGGACGCGTCGAGGTCACCGAGGACTTCCCGCATCTCGGCCACGGTCGACGGCGGCGGGCCGGCCGGCACCGCGATCTGCGGCGCCGGCGCGACGATCAGCCCGTCAGGGGTCTGCCCGGCCGGCGCGGTGACCGGCTGCTCGCCGCAGCATCGGCCGAGCCAGCCGCCCCGGGTCGGGTCGGCGCGGATCTCGTCGAGCTCCTCGATCGTGGCGCCGCAGCCGCCGCACCGGCCGCGGTAGGTGGCGCTGATCCACGGGCCGAGGCGGGCCGGCTCCTCGTCGACGGCCGGCCGGCAGTGCGCGCAGGCGGTGACGAGCAGCTCGGTGACCGCACAGCGCGGCTCGGCCGGAGCGGCCGGGGTCGGGGCGAGGCGCAGCGACTCGATGAGCGCGGCCAGCTCGCTGTCCACCGCCGACGTCATGCCGTCACCAGCTCAGCGACGACCGGGGCGTTGGCGATCTCCAAGAGGACGTCGGCGTGGCAGGGTTCGCCGATGGGGCACCAGCAGGCGAGGTTCTTGCCGGCGAGGTCGCGGCGGATGTCCGCGATGGAGACCTTGAGGAACCGGCCGCCGCGGCTCGGGTACGACAAGAGCATGCCGGGCGTCGGGCGGGTGAGGGTGAGCCGGAACAGCTCGACCAGCTCGGCGCGGGTGCCCCACCGCACGTAGGTCTCGACGACGTCCTCCTGGCTGAACCACATGTCGTGGCGGTTGCCGTCGCCGCTGATGCGGCCCTCGAAGTCCCAGGCGCGGCCGAACCGCTCCAGGTGGTTCGGGCCGTAGTGGACGAGGCCGCCCATCTGCTGGTGGTAGCCGAAGGGGTTGCCGAACTTGGTGGGGCGGCCGACGTAGGCGGTGTTGGCGGGCATCCGCCAGCCGGGGGTACGACGGCGCTGGATGCGCTTCGGCGTGGTCATGAGAGGACTCCGTTGAGGCTGGGAACGATGACGGCCCGGTGTGACGCCCGCGTGATCGCCGTATACAGCCACCGTCGGCCGTTGACGTGCCCCTCGATCGCGGCAGCGGCCGGGCCGAGCGTCTTCGCGTGCTCGCGGTACGCGGCGCCGTAGAAGACGGAGCTCTCGTCGACGACGAGGACGCGGGGCCACTGGGAGCCCTGACTCTTGTGGGTGGTGATGGCCTGGGCGAAGGTGGCGGCCACGACGGTGCCGCGGCCGTCCCGCTTCGCCTGCTTCTCGCCCTCCAGGTCGCGGAACCCGGACGCCCAGCAGGTCAGGTCCCGCTGGTTGCCTTCGTCGTCGCGGACGACGAGGCGGTGTCGGTCGGGTCGGTCGCTGTCGAGGGTGTCGACGACGTCGAACTGCTGGCCGTTGAACACCTCGGCCTCGCCGCTGTTGGCGAGGGCGATGATCCGGTCGCCGGCCTGGGGGCCGCCGGTGAGGCCGCGCAGCGCCCGCAGGAGGTGCACGGCCTGCCAGCGGGTGGCGTTGCGGCCGACGAGGACCTGGTCGAACTCCAGCAGTTCACCGATCGACATGCGGTCGAGGCGGCCGGAGTCGCCGTCCTGCCCGGTGATGCCGTAGTTGCGCTGGCCGGGCTGGCTGTCGCGGATGGCGGTGGCCATCCGGGTGACGGGGCTGTCGAGGGCGGAGCGGTGGATCTCGGTGAGGAGGTGGTCGGGTGCGGCGTTGATGAAGTAGCCGCCGCCGTCGACCGGCGGGAGTTGGGCGGGGTCGCCGAGGCACAGGATCTTCGTGCCGTAGGTGAGCAGGTCGTAGGCCATCCGCTCGCCCACCATCGACACCTCGTCGAGGACGAGGAGGTTGGCGGCGGACAGCTCGGACTCATCGCGGAGGATCCAGTCCGGGCTGTCGATCTTCGCCTGTTCGGCGGCGATGTGCCGGGCCAGCTCGGCCCGTTCGCCCGGGTCGTCGCTGTCGCGCAGCTGCGCCTTCAGCCCCTCCAGCCGCTTGCGGGCCTTTTCCACAGGCTGGTAGATGAGGCTGTGGACGGTCGACGCGCCGTCGCAGCCCTTCGACCGCAGGACGTAGGCGGCCTTGCCGGTGAACGCCGCGTACAGGGCGGAGACGCCGAGGCCTTCGACGATGTGCCGGGCGAGGGTGGTCTTGCCGGTGCCGGCGTAGCCGAACAGCCGGAACACCTGGCTGTCCCCGTCGGCGTACCAGTCGGTGATGCGGCGGATGGCCTCTTCCTGCTGGGGCGCGAAGTCGAGGTCGCCGGTGGCGACGGGCGCCGGCGGGGGCGGCTGTTCGGTGCCGACGAGGTCGGCCAGTCGCAGGTCGGTGTCGGTCATCGGGTGATCTCCGTGAGGTCGAGCTGGCCGGCGCGGGCCAGGATGACGACGGCGTGCGTGAGGGTCTTCGCGCCGAGCTGCCTGCGCATCCGTGCGAGTCGCGACCAGGTCGCGGCCTCGCTGGAGCCGAGACTGCGGGCGACCTGGCGGACGGTGTAGCCGGCGGCGATGAGCCGGATGGCGCGCAGGTCGATCGGCGCGACCTCCGGCGCGGCCGGCATGGTGAGGGCGGTCACTGCTGGTCTCCCGTCTCGTCGGTCATGGGGCAGCCGGCGGCCTTCCACGCGTTGAGGGAGGCGAGGACTTCCGGCGGGGTGTTCGCGCCGGCGCGGATGTCGGCGAGGATCTGCGTGCGGTCCTGGTCGACGGGGGTGGGCTGGCGCAGCGCCTGCACGACGGTCGGGTCGATGCGGCCGGTGCGCTCGTCGGGGCCGGCGGGCAGGGCCCGGTCGGCCCAGTGGTGGGGGGCGAGGGCTTGCCGGTCGGCGGGTGCGAGGGGGTTGTAGTCGGCGGGGGCGGGCACGACGGCGCCGCGGCGGTGCCGGCCGGTGTAGGTGGTGCTCACGGCAGGAGGTCCTTCCAAATGGGCCGGGGTTCGGCGGCGGTGGGCAGCGCGGCGAGCTGAGCGCGGAACGCGTCGATGGCCTGCTGCTGCGCGGGGGTGAGGTCGACCTCGGCGGCCCGAGCCTCGATGGCGGCGGTCGCGGTCTGCGCGGCCCGGGTGACGGCGCGGCCTTCGCGGCGTACCGGGGCGAGCACCGGCCCGTACACAGCCAGGGCGACGACCACGCACACGCCGATGGACGCGAGCGCCCAGATGGTCAGCGCGGTGTTCATGCCGCCGCCTGGGCGAGCAGGGTGACGAAGTTCCAGGTGGCGGTGGCGACGCAGTGGGCGATGCCGTAGAGGGCGGTCCAGAGGGCGAGGCTGGTGAGCAGGGCGAGGCCCCACGTGCGGCGGCGGGTCACGCGGCACCGTCCAGGGCGTCGGCCTCCATGGCGACGACCGCGGCGACGGCCAGGCGGTGCAGCGCGGCGACCGCGGCGGGCCGGCGCAGGCCGGCGACTGTGTCCGGGCCGACCCGGGCCAGCCACCGCGACGGCCGGTTCGGGTCGCCCTCAACGATGCCGAGGTACGTCGGCTCGTCGACGGGGCCGGTCTCGGCGACGGCGTGCGTGCCGTAGTCCATGAGCCGCACGGAGTGAACGGCACGACCGAGCCGAGTCAGCCGCCAGACCGCAGACCGGTCCGGACGCTCGACCCAGCCGGCGGTCGCCATCTCCGTGATGGCGGCGGTGACCTTCTGCGGCCCACGGTGCGGGTCGCTGACGTCCCAGGCGGCCGGAGCGCGCCGCGGGCCGGTGGGCGAGCCGTCGGGGCCGATGCCGTACTGGACGGTGCCGGCGGCGACCCGGTCGAGTAGGGTGAGGCGGAACGGAGTCGGGAACAGGCTCATGCGGCACCTCGCTCTCGCCGGTCCTGCTCGGCGGCGGTGATGTGCTGCGCGGCGAGCTGGCGGAGGTTGAACGGCGCAAGCCGGATCACCGGGGCGTGGTGGAGCTGGCGGGTCATCTCGGCGCAGTCGCAGGCCTCGCCGGCGCCGATGCCGCAGCAGTCCTTGATCTGCATGGCGTACGGGCCCCGGCCGGTGACCGCCCAGCCGGCGCCGGCGGTGCGGGTGGTGGCCGGCTCGTCCAGGTCGGCCCGGTCGAAGGTCAGGCCGGTCGGGTCGTCGACGCACGGGCCGGGCCCGGTCGGCGGGTTCGGGCCGGGGTACGGGTTCGTCGGGTGGCTCATCGGGCGCCGCCACGGCGAGAGTCGTTGCTGGCGGTGTAGAGCGCGATGTCGCAGTCGCCCCGCGCTCCGCGGTGCTCGAAGGGCAGCCGGTGGTACGGGCCGTCGCAGTCCTCGGTGACGCCCGGCTCGCCGACCAGGGCGATGCCCAGCGCGTCGATGGTGTCCTTGCGCTGCTCAAAGGTGCCTTGGTGGGCCACGGCTTGGAGGTTGAGCTGGAGAGCGATGGGGCTGATCTCGACGTGGCCCATCAGGTCGAGCTGGTCGGCGGCGCTGCGGAGCGCGGCCGCGAGGGAAGCCGGGCTGGTGTGGAGGTCCCGGCGGATGATCGGGGTACTCTGCGTCTGCACTTGGACTCCTCGTGTTGGGCTTGGATCCGGGTGGGGAGCCCCTGCCGGTCGGACGGCGGGGGCTTCGTCGTGCTCAGGCCGCTGCGTTCTTCGCGGCGGCCTTGCGCCGCCAGATGGCGACCTGGATCTCGGCGAGTGCCTGCGACAGCGCCTCGGTGGCGGCGCGGCCGGCGGGGCTGTCCGGGTCGATCGGGGCGACCTTCGGGACTCGGGGGCCGGACGGCGGCGGCGGCGTCTGTGGGCCGCTGGGCGGGTGCGTCACGGCGCGACCTCGAACAGCTCGTCGACGGTGGAGCCGAGGGACTCGGCGATGCGCATGGCAACCCGCAGGGTGGGCGTCTGCCCCTTGCGGATGCGCCAGAGGGTGGCCCGGTCGAGGCCGAGCAGGTTCGCCCGGTCCTGCTCGGTGTCCGCGAGGGATGTCGCGAGCCGATCGAACACGTCGGTTCGCAGCCGGATCGGCGACGATGCTGCAATGTCGCCTCGTGTCGGTGCTGCACTCATGCAGCAGACCGTACGCCGCAACACGGTGATGTTGCAACCATGCAACACATCAGCCGTTCGGCTGATTTGAGCGCGACCGGTCGGGCACCTACCGTTGCACGCATGCAACGTGGAGAGAGTGACGTCCGTCTACTTCGGCGCAGACGCCAGAGGATGCGGCAAGAGCGCCACACCACCCACCCAGACCCCCCGCGACCTGCGGAAATGCACGGCGGGCTGCTCTACGGTGTGCACGTGGGCACCACTCCAGCACCCCAACGCGGCACCTGGGCCGCATACGTGCGCGCCACCCGCGAGCACGTCGGGATGAGCAAGGTTGAGCTCGCCCGCCGCCTCAGCGTGGACCGCGGCACGATCGGTCGCTGGGAGTCCGGGGAGAGCCGGCCTGAGAGGGCGCCCGTCGTCGAGGCATTCGCGGGCCTCTTCGGCCTGGACCCGGACGAAGCCCTCGCCGCGGCAGGGCTCCGCAGCGGCACCACTGCGCAGACCCGACCCTCGCGCGATGTGCCCCTCGACCCCGACCTGAAGATCATCATGCGTCGGTTG
This sequence is a window from Micromonospora sp. WMMD980. Protein-coding genes within it:
- a CDS encoding helix-turn-helix transcriptional regulator — translated: MSAAPTRGDIAASSPIRLRTDVFDRLATSLADTEQDRANLLGLDRATLWRIRKGQTPTLRVAMRIAESLGSTVDELFEVAP
- a CDS encoding DUF4326 domain-containing protein, which encodes MTTPKRIQRRRTPGWRMPANTAYVGRPTKFGNPFGYHQQMGGLVHYGPNHLERFGRAWDFEGRISGDGNRHDMWFSQEDVVETYVRWGTRAELVELFRLTLTRPTPGMLLSYPSRGGRFLKVSIADIRRDLAGKNLACWCPIGEPCHADVLLEIANAPVVAELVTA
- a CDS encoding helix-turn-helix transcriptional regulator, yielding MGTTPAPQRGTWAAYVRATREHVGMSKVELARRLSVDRGTIGRWESGESRPERAPVVEAFAGLFGLDPDEALAAAGLRSGTTAQTRPSRDVPLDPDLKIIMRRLTSPDASEAEKATIRATLRYLAQVAEQQERGTQRPDRAAS
- a CDS encoding AAA family ATPase; its protein translation is MTDTDLRLADLVGTEQPPPPAPVATGDLDFAPQQEEAIRRITDWYADGDSQVFRLFGYAGTGKTTLARHIVEGLGVSALYAAFTGKAAYVLRSKGCDGASTVHSLIYQPVEKARKRLEGLKAQLRDSDDPGERAELARHIAAEQAKIDSPDWILRDESELSAANLLVLDEVSMVGERMAYDLLTYGTKILCLGDPAQLPPVDGGGYFINAAPDHLLTEIHRSALDSPVTRMATAIRDSQPGQRNYGITGQDGDSGRLDRMSIGELLEFDQVLVGRNATRWQAVHLLRALRGLTGGPQAGDRIIALANSGEAEVFNGQQFDVVDTLDSDRPDRHRLVVRDDEGNQRDLTCWASGFRDLEGEKQAKRDGRGTVVAATFAQAITTHKSQGSQWPRVLVVDESSVFYGAAYREHAKTLGPAAAAIEGHVNGRRWLYTAITRASHRAVIVPSLNGVLS
- a CDS encoding HNH endonuclease signature motif containing protein; protein product: MTATTLERLRRGFVQGGDDECWLWHRAKDPFGYGRIWHDGGMRLAHRVMFELHRGPVPEGLVLDHLCRVTSCVNPAHLEPVAHAVNVRRGNSGRAQAARTHCPRGHEYTEDNTHIGKSGSRFCRTCDKSRSQDKNRIRNLRRRGVIK